A window of Streptomyces broussonetiae genomic DNA:
CACTTGCCAGCGTCCGGCCGTCCTGGCTGAAGCTCAGCGAGGTGACCGCCTCGGTGTGCCCGGTGAGCGGGGCGCCGAGGGCGCTGGCGGTGGCGGGGTCGGTGACGTTCCACAGTCGTACCGTGTCGTCATCGCTGCCGCTGGCCAGGGTGTGGCCGTCGGGGGTGAAGGCGAGTGCGTTGACCGGGCCGGAGTGCTCCGTCAGCGGCCGGCCGAGCGGGACCGGGTGGGCCGGTGCGGTGACCCGCCAGAGGCGGATGGTGCTGTCCGCGCTGCCGCTGGCCAGGGTCCGGCCGTCCGGGCTGAAGGCGAGGGCGTTGACGTAGCCCCGGAATCCGGTGACCGGCTTGCCGAGCGGTGCGGGATGGGCGGGGTCGGTGACGTTCCACAGCCGCAGGGTGTGATCGTCCCAGGCGGTGGCGAGGGTGCGGCCGTCCGGGCTGAACGCCAGCGCGTCCGGGCCCATGAAACGCGTCGCCAGATGCAGGAGCGGTCCGGCGATCACCGGGTGGGCCGGATCGGCGACGTTCCACAGATAGATCCTGCGTGCGCCGGTGAGGACGGCCAGGGTGCGGCCGTCGGGGGAGAACCGCAGGTCCCGCTGGCCGCTGTCGGCGGGCATGAACGGCGTGCTGAGCGGCTTGGGCCGGTCGGCGCGGGCCACGTTCCACAGCCGGACACGGCCGTCCCGCGCGGCCGTCGCCAGCATCCGCCCGTCCTGCCGGAACGCGGCGCTGTGGCCGATCATGTCCGAGGTCGGGATCGACCACAGCCGCACCTTGCTGTCACCGCTGCCGGTGGCCAGCGTCCGCCCGTCCGGGCTGAAGCCGAGCGCGTACATCTCGCCGCTGCTGCCCTCGAGCGGCTCGCCGATCTGCGAGGGGGAGGACGGGTCGCTGACGTTCCACAGACTCGCCGTGCTGTCCGCGCTCGCGGCGGCCAGCCGTCCGCCGTCGGGACTGAACGCCACCGACCAGATGGGGCCGGTGTGGCCGGTCAGCGGGGAGCCCAGCTGTGCCGGGTGGGCGAGGTCGGACAGGTCCCACAGCCGGATGGTGTCGTCCGCGCTGCCGCTGGCCAGGGTGTGGCCGTCCGGGCTGAAGGCCACCGAGTGAACGATGTCCGTGTGGCCCTTGAGCACGGCCGGCAGCGGCTCGGGCCGACGCGGGTCGGCGGTGTTCCACAGCCGGATGGTCTCGTCGTCGCCGCCCGCCGCCAGGGTCCTGCCGTCGGGGCTGAACGCCACGGAGCGCACCGCGGCGGTGTGTCCGCCCAGCACCTTCAGCTGCTTCGCCCGGTGCGGATCGGCCACGTCCCACAGCCGTACGGTGTGGTCCTCGCCGGCCGAGGCCAGGGTGCGGCCGTCGGGGCTGAAGGCGACCAGGTAGATCGTGCCCGTGTGACCGGTCAGCGGTCTGCCGACGGCGGTCGGGTGGGCGGGGTCGGTCACGTCCCACAGCCGGATCGTGCCGTCGTCGCCCGCGCTGGCCAGGGTGTGGCCGTCCGGGCTGAACACCGCGCTGCTCACCCAGCTGGTGTGGCCGGTCAGCGGCCGGCCCAGGGGCTTCGGGCGGCTCGGATCGGCCACGTTCCACAGCCGGACCGTCCGGTCGTAGCTGGCCGTGGCGAGGGTCTTGCCGTCGGGGCTGTAGGAGGTGAGGTAGACGGCGCCGGTGTGGCCGGACAGCGGGGTGGCCAGCGGCGCGTTCACGATCGAGATCAGTCTGCTGTACGTCCCCTCGTCGTCCGGGCGCAGCCGGTGCGCGACCAGGGCGAGCTGGGCCGCCAGCGAGGGGTCCGTGTGCTGCACCCGGTCCGCCTCGGCGAGTACCTGCTCGAACACGGCGTCGTCCCGCTGCTGCCGGGCGATCACCGCCGAGCCGCCGGCCACCAGGGCCAGCACGACCAGCGCGGCCACCGCGGCGCGGCTCAGCCACACCGAGCGCCGGCGCAGCCGGACCGAGGCGGCCAGGAACTCCACCGCGCTGCGGGTGAGGAAGGTGTCACCGGCGGACCTGGCCCAGCTGCGGGCCTGCTCCAGCCGTGAGCCCCGGTACAGCAGCGAGTTGTCCCGGTCCGAGTCCTCCCAGGCCCGGCCGTCCTCCTCCAGCCGCTGGCGCAGCAGATGGTCGTTGCGGTTGTCGTCGATCCAGTGCCGCAACCGGGGCCAGGCGTGCAGCAGCGCCTCGTGGGTAATCTCCACGGTGTCCGCGTCCAGCGTCACCAGCCGGGCCCGGACGAGGGCCTCGAGGGACTCCTCCGTCTTGCCGGGGTCCGCCGACTCCTCCGCGAGCTGACGCCGGGTGCCGCGCCGGCGAGTGGCCTGGGTGTCCTCGCCGAGGCGTACCAGGCGCAGCAGGAGCAGCCGGGCCGCCGTACGGGCCGCGGGGTCGAGCCCCGACCAGGCGCGCTCGGCGGTCGCCGCGACCGCGCCCTGGATCCCGCCCGCCGCGCGGTAGCCGGCCAGCGTCAGGCGTCCGGCCTTCCTGCGCTGCCAGGTGGCGAGCAGGGCGTGGGACAGCAGTGGCAGCACGCCCGCGTCGTGCGCCCCGCGCGGGCCGTCGACGCTCACCTCGCGCACGATCAGCTCGGCGAGCCCCGGTTCCAGCTCGAGCCCGACCGCCTTGGCCGGTCCGGTCACCGCCTCGCGCAGCTCTGCGCTGGTCAGCGGGCCGAGCACCATGTGCCGGTGCTGGAGGGCGTCGGCGAGTTCCGGGTAGCCGAGGCACTGTTCGTAGAAGTCGGCGCGGATGCCGAGCACGACGACGACCGGGGCCGGGCCGTCCCCGCCGGCGGGCGGGGTGCAGGCGGCGTGCAGCAACTGGAGGAAGGTACGGCGGTCCGCCTCGTCGGGGCAGAGGGTGAAGGCCTCCTCGAACTGGTCGACGATGACGACTGGGCGGGTGTCGGGGGACGGCTCGCCGTCGGACGCCCGATTGCCGGAAAACCGATTGCCGGAAAACCGGCTGTCGGCCGCCTGGTTGTCGGCCGCCCGGCTGTCGGCCGCCCGGCTGTCGGCCGCCCGGTTGGCGGCGGGCGGACCGTCGGAGGGCGTGGACTCGGTCGGCTCCGTCCCGGTGGGTGTCGCGCGACGCGCCCACACCGAGACCGCCTCGCGTGCCGCCCGGGCGAGCCGGGGAGTGTCGGAGCCGGGCACCGCCGGGTTCCGCGTCGCCTCCCGCTCCGCCTCGCGCGCCTCGGCGGCGACCGGAGCCAGTTCCGGGATACGGCGGACCAGTTCGCCCAGTGGATCGGCGCCCGGCACCAGCTGGAGCACGGGACCCGGCGTGCCGGTCCGGCCCCCGCCGAGGGCGCCGCCGCGGACGGCGGGGACCAGACCGGCGTTGAGCAGGGACGACTTGCCCGCTCCCGAGGCGCCGACCAGCATCACCAGACCACCGGTGCGCTCCGCGGCCCGCAACTGGGCGACGAGTGCGCTCGTGCTGCGCTCCCGCCCGAAGAACCAGCGGGCGTCCTCCTGCCGGTAGGGGGACAGCCCCCGGTAGGGGCACACGCCTCCGGTGACGGGCGGGGTCTGGGCGGGTGGCCGCCGGTTCTCCTCGGCGGGCGGGGCGGGCCGGTCGCCGACCGGGTCGGCGAGCGCGCACTCCCACAGCCGCTGCCAGTGCGCGAGGTCGTACAGACCGGTGGAGATCGGTCCGGGCCGCAGCCGGCGGGCCTCCGGGATCAGGATGTGCAGCACCGCGGCGAGCGCGGCGAACTGCGCCGGTACGTTCCTGGCCCGGCGCCAGTCGCTGATGCGCTGGGCGGACACCCGCACGGGCCGCCCGCGCTCGTCGACGCGCTGCAGCCGGACGACCGCCTCGGCGACGCTCTTGAGGGGAGGGTTTCCAGCCTCCTTGTAGAGGAGCGCAAGGCGCTCGGCGAAAGCTGTGCGTGCCCCTGAGTCGGAACTCAAGGCCCCACCCCTTTACGTTCCCCCCGTATCTGGATGTCCGGACCGGAAAACTCACCTTATACGCCTGACCTGCGAGTAAGCACGAGACCGGAGACCGGAATCTCCTCGTCGGCGACGACAGATGGCAGGATCCGGTCCGGGTAGTGGACCCATCACACACCGTCCGGACAGGCCACCGGCCTCGTGTGGGGAAAGGCAGCCCACGTAGGCGAAGGATCTCGGCCAACTTCCGCCGAGAGCGGACGAGTGGGTTCCACCGCAGACAGGGAGCGGCTGCGAGGCCGGCGCGTGATTCCGCGACCAGTCCAGGAACCAGCCTCCTTCGTCGACCCGTGACGAGCCGACGCGGCACGGGTCGATCGCCCCGCTCCGTTCGGCACCGGTCCCCACGAGGGGAGGGACCGGTGCCGGGCGGGCGGTGGCCTTCTCGATGCTCCCTCAGGTGTTCGCCCGGGGGCCGTTCAGACCCAGCCCGCTGCCTGAGCCGTGGCCACGGCGTGCCGCTCGGCCTGATCGGCGGAGGTGTTCAGGGACGGGTCCTGTCCCGGTGTGCTCCCGCCGGCCGCGCCCGCGGCGGCCAGGGACGCCGCCAGTGCAGCGCGCAGCGCTGATGCGGAGGCCGCGCTGCCGTCGTGGGCTGCGGCCAGCTGGGCGGCCAGTGCCGCGGTGGCCGCGGTGTTGCGGGCGCAGCGGGCGTCCGCGGCGGGGTCCGGGGCGGACGAGGCCAGGCCGGCGAGCGACGTGGCCGACAGCCGTAGCGCATTGGCGGCCCGGCCGACGGGGTCCCTCGGTACGGTCACGGCCGCGTCCTCGTCGACACCGGCGTACCGGCATGCGGCGAGTGCCCGGTCGTAGGCGCTGTGCGCGCGGGCGCCATGGGTCCTGCGCAGTGCTTCGGCCGCCGTTTCTTCCTGTTCTTTCTGTTCGTCCCGTTCACTTGGCTCGTGCCGTTCATCCTTTTTGGCCCGTCCGTTCGGCTCGTCCCGTTCGCTCATCCTCGGCCTCCCTGGGTGCGGGCGGCAGGGTGCCATGCCGGACCCGAAGAGGCCAGAAGCGTGCGGCGATCCCGGGTCGGCGGCCTGGATATCTGACGCATCGTCAGATACGGTCGCCCAGCCGGTCGTTCCCGAAGGGGTGGAGTGTCATGGAGAAGCGTCCCTCGTGCCCGCAGCCGCCCGGTGCTCCGCGCTGGGTCGCGATGTTCCGCGGGCCCGCGCAGGACTCCTGGACGGTGGGCGCCGAGGCCCCGGACCGGGCTCCCGTGCTCTACGCCGTCGCGGACATGACCCGGACCGTACGGGCGCGCGGCGAGGAGGTGACGGTCGCGCTGTGGGGGCCCGAGGACGGCGCCTGGCGCCTGTTCGACACTCCGGCTTCCGCCAAGGCGCCCGCCACCCCGGCCGACGGGCCCGCCTCCGGCGCCGCCGGACCGGCCAGGCTCGTGGAACGCATGACGGACCGCCGCCACCAGGTGCTGATGGCCGGGCTGGGCAAGGCGGGCCTGTACGACCTGGGCCCCGAGGACGGCGAGGCGGTGCGGGCGATGGCCGACCTGCTCGACGAGCCCACGGTCCGCCGGGTGGCCCACTGGCTCTCGGTCGCGGGCGGCGGGCAGTAGCGCTGGCGGACCCGGTTCGGGGCGTGGTTCGCGGGGCAGTGACGTCCTGGAAGCTCTCGCCCACGACTGGAGGACGCATGAAGGTCTCCGTCGACCGCTCCCTGTGCTACGGCTCCGCCGAGTGCGCGCACCGGGCGCCGGCCGTGTTCGCCTTCGAGGACGGATACGGCGTCGTACGGCCCGGCGGTGCGGGGTCCGGCGACGAGCCGGAGGTGAGGGAAGCGGCGGAGAAGTGCCCTTCGCAGGCAATCACGCTCACGGACGGAGCGGAGTAGGAGTCAGGAGGCACTGCCCGGCCCTCCTCCGTGCGGTGCGGCAGGCCCGACAGCGCGAGACCCCCGGCCGGGGCCCCGGCCGGGGGTCTTTTCCGTGTCGACTCGTGAGGTACGCAAGTCGCCCTTTTCGTCGAGACGGCTGCGGTTGCGGTGCTGCCGACGGCGGATCAGCAGTCGAGCAGTGCCGCCGGGGGATGATCAGGGGCGGTTTCCTCCGCCTCCGTCGTGTCGAGGGGCCGGTGCCGGCAGCTCGGGGACTTTCCGTGGGCTTCCGCCCGGATCCGCTGTTTCATCGTGGGGGGCAGCGCTCTGGCGTGGGACCAGGCCCAGCGGCTTTGTGCCGGGATGATCGTCGGGGCCGTTCGTTCCTTGGTGCCCGTGTGGGGGCTCTCGTTCTCGGGTGCGGCCGTCGCGGTCGTGGCGGTCGTGGTGGTGACGAGTCCGAGCGCCGTGCACAGCGCGAGGAAGGCGGTGACGATGGCGGTCCACAGGTTCATGACCTTGTTCTGGGTCATGGCCCCTCACTTTCGGGTTGGGCGATTTGCGTACTTTCCTCATGATGTGTATGTGGGTCGCGAAGTGGTGGACCGACGCCCGTGGCGCGTCGATGTTCCGATGAACACCACCCGGATGGCCGCAAGAGGGCTGGAAAGCGCCTAAAACCTGGTGAGGGTGAGCGAAGAGGGAGCAAAGTAACCTTCCGTGGAGGTGTGATCACCCTCCGATCGGAACGGCCCCGGACCTGCCCTATTGCGCTCACGGAGGCGGGAGTTGAGCCCTGACGCAGGTCACCGATCGATATCGGCCGGTGTGTATAGTCGGGCGGCAGAGGTCCCCTACGTCAAGGAAAGACGAGGTCGCGCGGTGAAGAAGCTGCTCCTGGTCGCACTGGCCGCCATCGGCGGGCTCCTCGTGTACCGCCAGATCCAGGCGGATCGCGCCGAGCAGGACCTGTGGACGGAGGCGACTGACTCCGTGCCCACGGGTTCGTGAGTGCCTGATACCAGAATCTGAACAGACCCCGGTCGCCCGAGCGGCCGGGGTTCTGCGTTTGCGGGGGCGCGCGGGGTGCGGTAGGCGTGTGGCGGGGGCGACAGGCCGGCCGGGGTCCGGCTTTTGCCGGTGGTGCCGGGTCGGTGTGCGGCTTTTGGCGGTGGTGCCGGGTCGATGTGCGGCTTTTGGCGGTGGTGCCGGGTCGGTGTGCGGCTTTTGCCGGTGGTGCCGGGTCGGTGTGCGGCTTTTGGCGGTGGTGCCGGGTCGATGTGCGGCTTTTGGCGGTGGTGCCGGGTCGGTGTGCGGCTTTTGCCGGTGGTGCCGGGTCGGTGTGCGGCTTTTGGCGGTGGTGCCGGGTCGATGTGCGGCTTTTGGCGGTGGTGCCGGGTCGGTGTGCGGCTTTTGCTGGTGGTGCCGGGTCGGTGTGCGGCCCTTTTTTCGGTGGTGCCGGGTCTGTGTCCGGCCTGTTCCGGTGGCGTCGGGTCGGTGCACGGCCCTTCCCGGTGGCGTCGGACCGTCGTCCGGCCTCTGCCGTGGGTGCCGGGCTTTTCGGACGGCCGTCCGCGTTCCCGGGATGGCGCGGGCGCGCGCGGGGCAGGATGGGCCACGGTCCGGTACGGCTTGCGGAGCGACGACTGGGGAGGCCGGCACGTGCGGGGGCGAAGGCGACTGACGGTGTGGTGGTTGGCCCTGCTGCCGGGGCTCTGTGCCCTGGTCGCGCTGCCCGGCGCCACGGCCGCTGCCGCCGGCGACGCCTCGTACGCCTTCGCACCCGGCGCGCGCACGGTCGCGGGCGGGAAAGGCACCGCGGACGCCGGGCGGCTGGAGCCCGGCCGTGTCTACCGCAGCTTCCTGCCGGACAACGGCAAGCTCTCCTACCGGCTGCGGCTCACGGCCGCCGACACGGCGTACGTCCCGGTCACCGCCGTACCCCCGGCGAACGCCCCGGTCTCCGCCACCGACGGCATCAGCGTCTCCGTGCGCAACGCGAGCGGCACGCTCTGCTCCATCGCCTCGGCCCGCTTCGGCGCCGGCCTCAGCCCGCGCCCGGTCACCGCGCTGGCGCAGCGCGAGACCGGCCGGACGCTGTGCCAGGGCGGCGGGACCTACTACGTGCAGGTCCAGCGCATCGAGACCGGGAGTTCCGGCGCATCGGCCCCGGCCCGGCGCTGGGACCTGGAGATCGCGCCGGTCACGGAACCGCGCCCGGCGCACGCAGGCACCGGCGCCGCACCGCAGACCTGGGACTCCGCCACGCCAGAGCCGGTCACCGGGGCACCCGAGGACCGGCCGGGCGGCGCGGGCTTCGCCTCGGCCCGCCCGCTGGGCCAGGGGGTGTGGCGCACCGAACTGGTGCCGGGCGAGACGCGGTTCTACAAGGTGCCCCTCGACTGGGGGCGGCAACTGCACGCCTCCGCCGAACTGGGCGGCGCCCAGGGGCACGCCTTGGTGGGCGGTGCGTTGAACCTCTCCCTCTACAACCCCGTCCGCGGCTACGTCGAGGACGTCGCCCCCGGCTACACCGGCACCCCCAAGTCCGCGGTGCTCGCCCCGGTCCCGCCGGTGGAGTACGCCAACCGCTACGCCGTCCCTGCCGCGGTGACCTCCGTCCGTTTCGCCGGTGACTACTACCTGGTCCTGCACCTCAGCGACCAGCTGGCCGGCCCGTTCGGGCGGGGGCCGTTCGGTGTGACCCTGCGGGTCCGGGTGGCCGGGCAGGCACACGCGGGGCCGCAGTACGCCGGCCGGCCCGTGCCGGGGGACGTCTTCACGGTCACGGCCGAGGACCGGGCGGCGGTGCTCACCGGCAGCGGCAGCGGCGGTGGGGGCGAGGGCGGCGCCGGGAGCGGGGGCGACCTCGTGATGAAGCTGGTCGCGGCCGGCGGGATCGGCCTGGGCACGCTCCTGCTGCTGGTGCTCGGCGGGTGGACGGTGGCGGCCCGGCGGTCTCAGACCACCCGGGTCAGCGCCCAGAAGCCCACCGCGTAACAGGCCAGTGCGAGCAGCAGGATCGGTACCACTGCCTTGGCCGGCGGGCCGGGCCGCCCCCGGCGGGCCCGGCGCCCGCGCCGACCGTGCCCGGGGGGCCTCGCCCGGGCCGTCGGAGGGGCCATCGGCCTTGGAAACGACGGGAGTTGCGGGTCCCGGGCGGTGTACGAAGCGGTGAGGGACGGGTCGGTGGCCGCCAGATCGGCAGCCGACAGCTCTGCGGACCAGGCGGCAGGGGCAGAAGGAGCGGGGGACTGCGGCAGTGGCGGCGCGTCCGGCGGCGCAGGAGACGGAGAAGGCACCGAATCCGCCGTGCCGTGGGGGGAGTTGCGGGGACAGCCGTGAGGGGTGTCGTGGGGGAGGGTGTACGGCTCGGGAGCCGGGGTCGGAAGCGCCTGGGGCGGCGGCAGCCGGAAGCTTCCGGTGTCCGACAGGGAGCCGGTGCCGGTCGGTTCCGCGCCACCGTTACGGCCGGAAGCGGCGTCCGCGTCCGGGTCCGAATCCCCCCTCGGGATCAGCTCCCTGGCCACTCCGGGAGCCGGTTTGAGGGGGCCGGCGGGGCCGAACCCGGGGGGAAGCGGGCCGAGTTGGTCGAAGATCTCGATCAGCTCGTCGTCGAGGTCGGGTTCCGGCAGGAGTTCCGCCGCACCGGCGAGGGCCTTGCGCGCGCCTGTGGCCGTGCGGAAACGGGCGGCCGGGTCGGGCTGGAGCAGGCCGGCCACGACCTGCCAGAGCGGTTCGGGGATGCCCTTGGGCGCGGGGGGCGTACCGTGCTCGGCGAAGTACTGCACGAGTGCCTTGGCGTCGGGTTTCGCGCCTTCGAGG
This region includes:
- a CDS encoding nSTAND1 domain-containing NTPase, whose translation is MSSDSGARTAFAERLALLYKEAGNPPLKSVAEAVVRLQRVDERGRPVRVSAQRISDWRRARNVPAQFAALAAVLHILIPEARRLRPGPISTGLYDLAHWQRLWECALADPVGDRPAPPAEENRRPPAQTPPVTGGVCPYRGLSPYRQEDARWFFGRERSTSALVAQLRAAERTGGLVMLVGASGAGKSSLLNAGLVPAVRGGALGGGRTGTPGPVLQLVPGADPLGELVRRIPELAPVAAEAREAEREATRNPAVPGSDTPRLARAAREAVSVWARRATPTGTEPTESTPSDGPPAANRAADSRAADSRAADNQAADSRFSGNRFSGNRASDGEPSPDTRPVVIVDQFEEAFTLCPDEADRRTFLQLLHAACTPPAGGDGPAPVVVVLGIRADFYEQCLGYPELADALQHRHMVLGPLTSAELREAVTGPAKAVGLELEPGLAELIVREVSVDGPRGAHDAGVLPLLSHALLATWQRRKAGRLTLAGYRAAGGIQGAVAATAERAWSGLDPAARTAARLLLLRLVRLGEDTQATRRRGTRRQLAEESADPGKTEESLEALVRARLVTLDADTVEITHEALLHAWPRLRHWIDDNRNDHLLRQRLEEDGRAWEDSDRDNSLLYRGSRLEQARSWARSAGDTFLTRSAVEFLAASVRLRRRSVWLSRAAVAALVVLALVAGGSAVIARQQRDDAVFEQVLAEADRVQHTDPSLAAQLALVAHRLRPDDEGTYSRLISIVNAPLATPLSGHTGAVYLTSYSPDGKTLATASYDRTVRLWNVADPSRPKPLGRPLTGHTSWVSSAVFSPDGHTLASAGDDGTIRLWDVTDPAHPTAVGRPLTGHTGTIYLVAFSPDGRTLASAGEDHTVRLWDVADPHRAKQLKVLGGHTAAVRSVAFSPDGRTLAAGGDDETIRLWNTADPRRPEPLPAVLKGHTDIVHSVAFSPDGHTLASGSADDTIRLWDLSDLAHPAQLGSPLTGHTGPIWSVAFSPDGGRLAAASADSTASLWNVSDPSSPSQIGEPLEGSSGEMYALGFSPDGRTLATGSGDSKVRLWSIPTSDMIGHSAAFRQDGRMLATAARDGRVRLWNVARADRPKPLSTPFMPADSGQRDLRFSPDGRTLAVLTGARRIYLWNVADPAHPVIAGPLLHLATRFMGPDALAFSPDGRTLATAWDDHTLRLWNVTDPAHPAPLGKPVTGFRGYVNALAFSPDGRTLASGSADSTIRLWRVTAPAHPVPLGRPLTEHSGPVNALAFTPDGHTLASGSDDDTVRLWNVTDPATASALGAPLTGHTEAVTSLSFSQDGRTLASGGNDNTVRLWNVTRPASATPIGQSMSPNAKTGYFLSFSPDSHVIGVSSGADTVRLWSLDDEAAISHICSVTRGVLTPQKWHEYLPRLSYDPPCGR
- a CDS encoding ferredoxin encodes the protein MKVSVDRSLCYGSAECAHRAPAVFAFEDGYGVVRPGGAGSGDEPEVREAAEKCPSQAITLTDGAE
- a CDS encoding DUF6344 domain-containing protein translates to MTQNKVMNLWTAIVTAFLALCTALGLVTTTTATTATAAPENESPHTGTKERTAPTIIPAQSRWAWSHARALPPTMKQRIRAEAHGKSPSCRHRPLDTTEAEETAPDHPPAALLDC
- a CDS encoding DLW-39 family protein, producing the protein MKKLLLVALAAIGGLLVYRQIQADRAEQDLWTEATDSVPTGS
- a CDS encoding serine/threonine-protein kinase gives rise to the protein MGEVFAGRYELADPIGRGGVGAVWRAWDHRRRRYVAAKVLQQRDAHSLLRFVREQALRIDHPHVLAPASWAADDDKVLFTMDLVAGGSLVHLVGDYGPLPPAYVCALLDQLLSGLAAVHREGVVHRDVKPANLLLEATGTGRPRLRLSDFGIAMRLGEPRLTETNLVVGTPGYLAPEQLLGAEPDFPADLFAVGLVALYLLEGAKPDAKALVQYFAEHGTPPAPKGIPEPLWQVVAGLLQPDPAARFRTATGARKALAGAAELLPEPDLDDELIEIFDQLGPLPPGFGPAGPLKPAPGVARELIPRGDSDPDADAASGRNGGAEPTGTGSLSDTGSFRLPPPQALPTPAPEPYTLPHDTPHGCPRNSPHGTADSVPSPSPAPPDAPPLPQSPAPSAPAAWSAELSAADLAATDPSLTASYTARDPQLPSFPRPMAPPTARARPPGHGRRGRRARRGRPGPPAKAVVPILLLALACYAVGFWALTRVV